A window from Leptospira meyeri encodes these proteins:
- a CDS encoding rhodanese-related sulfurtransferase — MKKFLFNRYDKETLKKRVQMDTRERRVISFYRYVKLNDPIQFRDKLYDAFEDLGILGRIYLAKEGINAQFSIPVENYDALRSAVDSIPELNKIYFNDAVEDKKESFIKLAIKVRKKIVADGLDDSKFDASDVGTHLTPLEFHEALSEPGVVVVDLRNNYESEVGHFENAILPDVGTFREELPLVEDLLKENKDKKILLYCTGGIRCEKASAYLKYKGFSKVHQLRGGIINYAKAVQDAGIPSKFKGKNFVFDDRLGERVTDDVLTVCYTCGKPSDRHTNCANLGCHVLLVQCEDCSKELLGCCSEECKNIILLPEDVQKNLRKENIKNKKYPTHHLTRKLVGK; from the coding sequence ATGAAAAAGTTTTTATTCAATCGTTATGATAAAGAAACATTAAAAAAACGCGTGCAGATGGACACAAGGGAGCGCCGCGTTATTTCATTTTACCGTTATGTGAAACTAAACGACCCAATTCAATTTCGGGACAAACTGTATGATGCTTTTGAAGATTTGGGAATCCTCGGTAGAATCTATTTGGCAAAAGAAGGAATCAATGCTCAATTTTCAATCCCGGTAGAAAACTATGATGCCCTACGTTCTGCCGTAGATTCAATTCCTGAACTAAACAAAATCTATTTTAATGATGCCGTCGAAGATAAAAAAGAAAGTTTCATCAAACTCGCCATTAAAGTTCGAAAAAAGATTGTAGCAGACGGACTTGATGATTCAAAGTTTGATGCTTCGGATGTAGGAACTCATCTAACTCCATTAGAATTTCATGAAGCACTTTCCGAACCTGGCGTGGTTGTAGTGGATTTACGGAATAATTATGAATCTGAAGTAGGACATTTTGAAAATGCCATTCTACCAGATGTCGGAACTTTTAGGGAAGAACTACCTCTGGTGGAAGATCTCTTAAAGGAAAACAAAGATAAAAAAATTCTACTCTACTGCACAGGTGGGATTCGTTGCGAAAAAGCCAGCGCTTATTTGAAATACAAAGGTTTTTCTAAGGTCCACCAATTACGTGGCGGAATTATCAATTATGCAAAGGCAGTGCAAGATGCCGGAATCCCTTCTAAGTTTAAAGGAAAAAACTTTGTTTTTGATGATCGGTTGGGAGAAAGAGTGACCGACGATGTCTTGACAGTTTGTTATACTTGTGGAAAACCAAGCGACAGACATACCAACTGCGCCAATCTCGGTTGCCATGTTCTTCTTGTTCAATGTGAAGATTGTTCTAAAGAACTTCTTGGTTGTTGTTCAGAAGAATGTAAAAATATCATCTTACTCCCAGAAGATGTACAAAAAAACTTACGAAAAGAAAATATCAAAAACAAAAAATATCCGACACACCATCTAACAAGGAAACTAGTAGGAAAATAA
- a CDS encoding dihydrolipoyl dehydrogenase: MKEYDIIVIGAGAGTKLVTPPSKIGKRVAVFEKETPGGTCLNRGCIPSKMVIYPSELIRMATDTEKFPVFFKEKPVADITQIFRRVNETVKSDSDSIPLAYEKNPNIDYYPKQVRFIDSRILSDGEETYTAKHIFIVTGTRPNIPEIPGLKETQFWTSREALSPDKFPKSLIIIGAGFISLELGAAYQAYGCEVTGLTRTDILRTADGEIKKELNKHLPFPIESHYQIEQVEFKDGFFTVTGVTKEGKRTIHSAERLLVATGIRPNTDDLGLEHTKIQTNTNGYIQVNDHLETTEPGIYAFGDVIGRYFFRHSANFEGEYLFDLLYGKKENQPIKYPPMPEAVFTHPQIASVGFTEEELIQKQIPYYKGLNPYSSSATGMARMSNSGFVKVLVSKETEQVLGAHIIGEEAANLLHQILLGMYLKAKLDDYLGMIYIHPAISEITRNAFRKVKEEKGKDVK, translated from the coding sequence ATGAAAGAATATGACATCATTGTCATTGGTGCGGGAGCTGGAACCAAACTTGTCACCCCACCTTCCAAAATTGGTAAACGAGTTGCTGTTTTTGAAAAGGAAACTCCGGGAGGGACTTGTCTCAACCGGGGCTGTATCCCTTCCAAAATGGTCATCTATCCTTCCGAACTCATTCGTATGGCAACGGATACGGAAAAATTTCCCGTTTTTTTTAAAGAAAAACCCGTAGCAGATATAACTCAGATTTTCAGACGGGTCAATGAAACGGTAAAGTCAGATTCCGATTCCATTCCCCTCGCCTACGAAAAAAATCCAAATATTGACTATTATCCAAAACAAGTTCGATTTATCGATAGTCGCATCCTTTCAGACGGAGAAGAAACATACACCGCCAAACATATATTTATCGTTACAGGAACAAGACCCAATATCCCAGAAATTCCTGGACTAAAAGAAACTCAGTTTTGGACATCCAGAGAGGCTCTGTCCCCAGACAAATTTCCCAAATCCCTTATCATCATTGGAGCAGGATTTATTTCTTTGGAATTAGGTGCAGCTTATCAGGCATATGGTTGTGAGGTGACAGGACTTACCAGAACTGATATTTTGCGAACGGCAGATGGAGAGATCAAAAAGGAATTAAACAAACATCTACCTTTCCCGATAGAATCTCATTATCAAATTGAACAAGTGGAATTCAAAGATGGATTCTTTACTGTAACAGGAGTTACAAAAGAAGGAAAAAGGACCATTCATTCTGCAGAAAGGCTACTAGTGGCTACCGGAATTCGACCTAATACCGATGATCTTGGTTTAGAACATACAAAAATCCAAACAAACACAAACGGATATATCCAAGTGAATGATCACTTAGAAACTACAGAACCTGGAATTTATGCTTTTGGCGATGTGATCGGTCGGTATTTCTTTCGCCATAGTGCCAACTTTGAAGGGGAATATCTCTTCGACCTTTTGTATGGAAAAAAAGAGAACCAACCCATCAAGTACCCTCCGATGCCAGAAGCTGTCTTCACCCATCCTCAAATTGCGAGTGTGGGATTCACCGAAGAGGAACTCATCCAAAAACAAATTCCTTATTACAAAGGTCTGAACCCTTATTCTTCAAGTGCCACGGGGATGGCAAGAATGTCCAATTCTGGATTTGTAAAAGTTCTTGTCTCAAAGGAAACCGAACAGGTGCTTGGTGCTCATATCATTGGTGAAGAAGCAGCAAACCTCCTGCACCAAATCCTACTTGGGATGTATTTAAAAGCCAAACTAGACGATTACTTAGGAATGATCTATATCCATCCCGCTATTTCTGAAATTACAAGAAATGCTTTCCGAAAAGTAAAAGAAGAAAAAGGAAAAGATGTTAAATGA
- a CDS encoding SDR family NAD(P)-dependent oxidoreductase, giving the protein MNTGLKDKKVLITGSTKGIGFQTALSFAKEGAEVFLHGRSDAAVKIATSEIKSIVPNAKLGGVSADLALEEGIQKLTKEIPYLDVLVNNAGYFEPKPFFEIKREDWKKMYETNVLSGAELTQHYLKGMIERNYGRVVFVSSESALNIPVEMVHYGMSKTAQLSVSRGSAEVCKGTNVTVNSVLPGPTLSEGVEDFIESLAKEKGKSKEEMARDFIRENRPSSLAGRFAKPEEIANVILFLASDLASMINGASVRADGGVYKSI; this is encoded by the coding sequence ATGAATACAGGCCTAAAAGACAAAAAAGTTTTAATCACAGGATCCACAAAAGGAATTGGATTTCAGACCGCCCTTAGTTTTGCAAAAGAGGGTGCCGAAGTTTTCCTCCATGGTAGATCAGATGCTGCAGTGAAAATTGCCACTTCTGAAATCAAATCAATTGTACCGAATGCAAAGTTAGGTGGTGTGTCAGCCGATTTAGCTTTAGAAGAAGGTATCCAAAAACTTACGAAAGAAATTCCATACCTTGATGTACTTGTAAACAATGCAGGGTACTTTGAACCAAAACCCTTTTTTGAAATTAAGAGAGAGGATTGGAAAAAAATGTATGAAACCAATGTCTTAAGCGGGGCCGAACTCACGCAGCACTATTTGAAAGGAATGATCGAAAGAAACTACGGTCGTGTTGTTTTTGTTTCAAGTGAATCGGCCCTAAACATTCCTGTCGAGATGGTGCACTACGGGATGAGTAAAACTGCACAACTTTCCGTATCTCGAGGAAGTGCGGAAGTTTGTAAAGGAACAAATGTGACAGTCAATTCGGTTTTGCCAGGTCCCACTCTATCAGAAGGTGTGGAAGATTTTATCGAATCCCTAGCAAAGGAAAAAGGAAAATCGAAGGAAGAAATGGCAAGGGACTTCATTCGAGAAAACAGACCCTCATCCTTAGCAGGGCGTTTTGCAAAGCCAGAGGAAATTGCAAATGTCATCCTCTTCTTAGCAAGCGATCTTGCTTCCATGATCAACGGTGCCTCCGTTAGAGCAGATGGGGGAGTTTATAAATCCATATAA
- a CDS encoding zinc-binding alcohol dehydrogenase family protein, which translates to MKAIAAVYDSNEKKSVLRTLDIPSEPIGPHDVRVQIKAISVNPVDYKIRNSITMENPGPRVLGWDAAGVVTELGGKVSTLQLGEEVFYAGDLKRPGSNAEFQVVDEFIVGKKPKTLNFKEAASLPLTTITAYESIFEKLKLNPLANKTVLVVAGAGGVGSITIQILKQKTNSKIIVTASREDSISWVKSLGADFVLNPKKDYLEQIQSIGLKGIDEILLFSDPKDHFENLAKVMNPFGNICSIVESGSPLNMNLLKSKSNGYLNEFMFTRSMFQTEDRIKQKQLLEEIGGLVDMGKITPTNKLDLGEMTIESLNKAHELLQTGKTIGKIVLGGMKK; encoded by the coding sequence ATGAAAGCAATCGCAGCTGTTTATGATTCAAACGAAAAAAAATCAGTATTACGAACGTTAGATATTCCATCCGAGCCAATTGGGCCCCATGATGTTCGTGTGCAAATAAAGGCAATTTCTGTCAATCCAGTCGACTACAAAATCAGAAATTCAATTACAATGGAAAATCCAGGTCCTAGAGTATTAGGATGGGATGCTGCGGGTGTGGTGACTGAACTGGGTGGGAAGGTTTCGACTCTACAATTGGGAGAAGAAGTTTTTTATGCAGGGGACCTCAAACGTCCAGGAAGTAATGCTGAATTTCAAGTCGTGGATGAATTCATTGTAGGAAAAAAACCAAAAACTTTAAATTTTAAAGAGGCAGCTTCACTTCCTTTAACAACGATTACTGCTTATGAATCCATTTTTGAAAAATTAAAACTTAATCCTTTGGCAAATAAAACTGTCCTCGTAGTAGCCGGTGCAGGGGGTGTGGGAAGTATTACGATTCAAATTTTGAAACAAAAAACTAATTCAAAAATTATTGTGACCGCTTCTAGAGAAGATTCGATCTCATGGGTAAAATCCCTCGGTGCTGATTTTGTCCTGAATCCCAAAAAAGATTACTTAGAACAAATTCAGTCCATTGGTCTAAAGGGTATCGATGAAATCCTTCTTTTTAGTGATCCAAAAGACCATTTTGAAAACTTAGCCAAAGTGATGAATCCCTTTGGAAATATATGTTCGATTGTCGAATCTGGTTCTCCCCTCAACATGAATCTCCTCAAGTCCAAAAGTAATGGATATTTAAATGAATTTATGTTTACGAGATCCATGTTCCAAACAGAAGACCGAATCAAACAAAAACAACTGTTAGAGGAAATTGGAGGGCTTGTGGATATGGGAAAAATCACCCCGACAAACAAATTAGATTTGGGAGAAATGACAATCGAAAGTCTAAACAAAGCACACGAACTGTTACAAACTGGAAAAACAATTGGTAAAATTGTACTCGGAGGAATGAAAAAATGA
- a CDS encoding MauE/DoxX family redox-associated membrane protein, whose translation MNAIELNGISLASLVLRIAIGTNLLGHGLVRIGNKYGVFREWMNTLFSNTPIPSTLISTMGYIIPPMELLLGVLILIGWQTKLSLLLASLLMCSLIFGMCLLEKWEIVGIQMIYMVCYFLALYSVENQILSIDSFLKMRNL comes from the coding sequence ATGAATGCAATTGAACTCAACGGAATTTCACTAGCAAGTTTAGTGTTACGAATCGCTATCGGAACAAACCTTTTAGGACACGGCCTAGTCCGAATTGGAAATAAGTATGGAGTTTTTCGAGAATGGATGAACACTCTTTTTTCCAATACACCAATACCATCGACCCTGATTAGTACAATGGGTTACATCATCCCTCCCATGGAACTTCTATTAGGTGTTTTAATCCTAATCGGCTGGCAAACAAAATTAAGTTTATTATTAGCCAGTCTTTTGATGTGTTCCCTTATTTTTGGAATGTGTTTGTTAGAAAAATGGGAAATCGTTGGAATTCAAATGATCTACATGGTATGTTATTTTTTAGCTTTATACTCTGTAGAAAACCAAATTCTATCCATCGATTCATTTTTGAAAATGAGGAATTTATGA
- a CDS encoding LysR family transcriptional regulator, producing MTICIVLVYNGEMISSIRDVDDLKTFVFVVQDRSFTQTASRMGVTKAAVAKRIQGLEKIWNTQLFYRNTRKVIPTRDADLIYQKVVAILESVKELENSLTNKDELEGTLRITCVSSMSHNFVADVIEKFQVQNPKITIQLIVTDSLLDLMEESIDLGIRVGSDIPPGLMGVELFKNRIVAVASPGYLKTNRELQSPKDLETHNLLYLDLHKNLQFSGTNHTLESLSKKRNFVSNDAASLVQMGLKGKGILIRSFWDIEEGLQEGKFIPVLEDYPLKNFGSVWLVHPFSKTPSRRMMVFRNFLETECRVKLSR from the coding sequence TTGACAATTTGTATCGTTTTGGTTTACAATGGTGAGATGATTTCTTCCATTCGCGATGTTGATGACCTTAAAACCTTTGTCTTTGTGGTCCAAGACCGAAGTTTTACCCAAACTGCCAGTCGAATGGGTGTGACGAAGGCTGCTGTTGCCAAGCGAATCCAGGGTTTGGAGAAGATTTGGAATACACAGCTTTTTTATAGAAATACGAGAAAAGTGATCCCGACAAGAGATGCCGATTTGATTTATCAAAAGGTCGTAGCCATTTTGGAGAGTGTCAAAGAATTAGAAAATTCACTAACCAACAAAGACGAGTTAGAGGGAACACTCCGTATTACTTGTGTGAGTTCCATGTCTCATAATTTTGTTGCCGATGTCATTGAGAAGTTCCAAGTCCAAAATCCCAAAATTACCATCCAACTCATTGTCACCGATAGTTTGTTAGATCTAATGGAGGAATCAATTGACTTAGGAATTCGGGTTGGTTCGGATATTCCACCTGGTTTAATGGGAGTGGAATTGTTTAAAAATCGAATTGTAGCTGTTGCAAGTCCAGGTTATCTCAAAACAAATCGAGAATTGCAAAGCCCAAAAGATTTAGAAACACATAATCTTTTATATTTAGACCTTCATAAAAATCTCCAATTTTCTGGGACAAATCATACATTAGAATCTTTGAGTAAAAAAAGAAATTTTGTATCAAACGATGCAGCAAGTCTTGTGCAAATGGGATTAAAGGGGAAAGGGATCCTTATTCGTTCTTTTTGGGATATTGAGGAAGGACTCCAAGAGGGAAAATTCATTCCTGTTTTAGAAGACTATCCTTTAAAAAATTTTGGAAGTGTTTGGTTGGTTCATCCTTTCAGTAAAACACCATCCCGGAGAATGATGGTGTTTCGGAATTTTTTAGAAACGGAATGTCGTGTAAAACTCAGTCGATAA
- a CDS encoding endonuclease — MKKIHLLYLSVFLLVGFFLYAQTEEKEAPKESIPREFDFQKAKRILKRFYKKVGTDFYCGCSFTEDKENFGRLKIDFSSCGLASRKDRDRQTWIEWEHIVPAHSFGSQRECWTQKNCEANGKSVRGRKCCRAADPEFNRMEADMHNIVPVPGEINSDRGTFSYGEIEGEDRIYGLCDFEINFKEQTAEPKSNIRGDIARAYFYMEWKYGIPVPENRRKLYESWNQLDPPDTFEIRRNEIIEKIQKVKNPFID, encoded by the coding sequence TTGAAAAAAATTCATCTGCTCTATCTCAGTGTTTTTCTTTTGGTTGGTTTTTTCCTTTATGCCCAAACAGAAGAAAAAGAGGCACCAAAAGAATCCATCCCAAGAGAGTTTGATTTTCAAAAAGCCAAACGCATTCTAAAAAGATTTTATAAAAAAGTGGGAACCGACTTCTATTGTGGCTGTTCTTTTACTGAAGATAAAGAAAATTTTGGCAGACTCAAAATTGATTTTTCATCTTGTGGGCTCGCAAGCAGAAAAGACCGCGATCGCCAAACATGGATTGAGTGGGAGCACATTGTACCTGCTCATAGTTTTGGAAGCCAACGGGAATGTTGGACACAAAAAAACTGTGAAGCCAATGGGAAATCAGTGCGCGGACGAAAATGCTGCAGGGCAGCTGATCCTGAATTCAACCGAATGGAAGCGGATATGCACAATATTGTTCCCGTTCCCGGAGAAATCAATTCTGACCGAGGGACATTCTCCTACGGCGAAATTGAAGGGGAAGATAGAATCTACGGGCTTTGCGATTTTGAAATCAATTTCAAAGAACAAACGGCAGAGCCGAAATCAAACATCCGCGGGGATATTGCTAGAGCCTATTTTTATATGGAGTGGAAGTATGGAATTCCCGTTCCAGAAAATAGAAGAAAACTCTATGAATCTTGGAACCAACTGGATCCGCCCGATACATTTGAAATTCGAAGAAATGAAATCATTGAGAAAATTCAGAAAGTAAAAAATCCATTTATCGACTGA
- a CDS encoding MAPEG family protein produces MTIITICLLASIGQIYLSKGIVAIAMAKEGKGYDNHHPRMQQAKLTGWGARANGAHQNGFEAFSIFSIAILFNLLLEVDFYWLEILAMSFVALRFIYIYLYIADLPKARSTIWTLAFLCTMIMYLLPILP; encoded by the coding sequence ATGACGATCATTACTATTTGTTTACTTGCCTCTATTGGCCAAATTTATTTATCAAAAGGAATTGTTGCCATTGCAATGGCAAAAGAAGGAAAAGGATACGACAACCACCATCCGAGGATGCAACAAGCAAAACTTACTGGTTGGGGAGCTCGTGCTAATGGAGCACATCAAAACGGATTTGAGGCATTTTCCATTTTTTCTATCGCCATTTTATTCAACCTACTCCTAGAAGTTGATTTTTATTGGTTAGAGATTCTTGCGATGAGCTTTGTGGCTTTGCGATTTATATATATATATCTTTACATTGCGGATCTACCAAAAGCTAGGTCTACCATTTGGACTTTAGCTTTTCTTTGTACAATGATTATGTATTTACTTCCGATTCTACCTTGA
- a CDS encoding hydroxyacylglutathione hydrolase has protein sequence MIEILPIFTNSPLRNFSYLVYSNRTGEAYCIDPFDAKQILNQSKRLGVKIKGILNTHEHGDHTQGNLELKEETKAIVYGHKNAKDKIPGLDQILKEGDIVFSVEEELLTVWDTPGHTFSHLSFVRKNQKTILGIFSGDTLFNAGVGNCFRGGDPQVLYETISSRFESLPDSCLLYPGHDYWENNLKFSEHIDPKNEFRNSYKSSLKPFQISEMDAEKIINPFFRRNTNSVKDRLTELKETYTDDRSVFLTLRKLRDHW, from the coding sequence ATGATCGAAATCCTTCCCATTTTTACAAACTCTCCCCTTAGAAATTTTAGTTACCTCGTTTATTCAAACAGAACAGGCGAGGCGTATTGTATTGATCCTTTTGATGCAAAACAAATCCTAAACCAATCGAAAAGGTTAGGAGTGAAAATCAAAGGTATACTTAATACCCATGAACATGGAGACCATACTCAAGGCAATTTAGAATTAAAGGAAGAAACAAAAGCCATTGTTTACGGTCATAAAAATGCAAAAGATAAAATACCCGGATTAGATCAAATTTTAAAAGAAGGTGACATTGTTTTTTCCGTGGAGGAAGAATTGCTAACAGTTTGGGACACGCCCGGTCATACATTTTCTCACCTAAGTTTCGTTCGAAAAAACCAAAAAACTATATTAGGAATTTTTTCCGGAGATACTTTATTTAATGCAGGTGTAGGAAACTGCTTTCGAGGTGGAGATCCCCAGGTATTGTATGAGACCATTTCTTCGCGTTTTGAATCCCTTCCTGATTCTTGTTTGCTTTATCCAGGCCATGATTATTGGGAAAATAACCTCAAATTTTCTGAACATATCGACCCCAAAAATGAGTTTCGGAACAGTTACAAATCATCCTTAAAACCTTTTCAAATTTCAGAAATGGATGCGGAAAAAATAATAAATCCTTTTTTTAGAAGAAATACGAACTCAGTCAAAGACCGACTAACAGAGTTAAAAGAAACCTATACCGATGATCGTTCTGTATTTTTGACACTTCGAAAACTAAGAGATCATTGGTAA